The DNA region CAGGAAGTTGCGGGTGAAGCGCCCCCAGGAGCGGGCCGCGCGGCGGTCGGTGGACGCGCCGTCCCCGGGGTCGGCGTCCTCGTCGAGGAAGCGGTCGGCGGAGGGCGCGGGGGAGGTGCGGCCGAGCCGCGAGCGGACGACCCCGCCCGCCTCGCCGGTCCGGGCCGCTGACTCCACCAGGGCCAGCGCGGCCGGGAAGCGCCGGCGCATCACCGCGAGCAACTGCCCCGCCTCGCCGCTGGTCTGCCCGTACATCGCCGCCAGCAGGCCGATCTTGGCGCGCGGGCGGTCGCCGCGGAACGCGTCGAGGGCCAGCGCCGCGTACAGGTCGTCGCCGGCCGCCGCGGCGCGGACCAGCCCGGGGTCGGCCGACATCGCGGCCAGCACCCGCGGCTCCAGCTGGCCGGCGTCGGCGACCACCAGCCGGTGCCCGGGGTCGGCGACGACCGCGGCCCGCAGCAGCCGCGGGATCTGCAGCGCGCCGCCGCCGCGGGTCGCCCAGCGGCCGGAGACCACGCCGCCCACCACGTACTCGGGGTGGAACCTGCCGTCGCGCACCCAACTCTCCCGCCACGCCCAGCCGTGCGCGGCGTGGATCCTCGACAGCTCCTTGTACCGCAGCAGCAGTCCGGCCGCCGGATGGTCCACCCCGCGCAGCTCGTACGAGCGGGTGGAGGCCAGCCGCACCCCGGCGCGGGCGAAGGCGGGCAGCATCTGGGCCGGCGAGTCGGGGTTGACCGGCCGGCCGCCCAGCGCTTGCTGGATGCGCAGCGCCAGCTCGCCGAGCAGCGCCGGCCGCGCGCCGCCGGCCGGGCGCGGGCCGAGCAGCCCGGTCAGCAGCTCGTCGTGCACCGAGGCGCTCCAGGGCAGGCCGTCGCGGCCCATCTCCACCGCGGCCAGCGCCCCCGCCGACTCCGCGGCGCACAGCAGCCGCATCCGGTCCGGGTGCTCGCCGCCCGCCGTCCGGCGCTGCTGGTCGGCGTGCACCTCCACCAGCGCGGCGAGCGGGTCGACGCCCGGCGGCAGATGACGCCGGTCGGCGGCGAACAGCACCGGCTGGTCGTCCGCGCCGGGCTCGGGGGCGTCCTCCGGCTCGGGGAGGCCGTGCAGCCGCGCCCACGCCGCGCCGAGCGAGCGCGGCCTGCCGTGCCGGCCCTCGCGCCCCAGCAGCAGCGACTCGACGAGCTTCGCGTCGTGGCAGCGGGCCGGGCGACCCGAGCCGCGGTCGAGCAGCCACGGGTAGACCTCGTCGGTGGCCGCCCACACCCAGCGCGGCGCGTCCGCGGCCTCCCGGCGCGCGACCTCGGCCGCCAGATCCGCGTGCCCGCGCGGCGGCCCGGCGACCGCGCCC from Actinacidiphila sp. DG2A-62 includes:
- a CDS encoding bifunctional 3'-5' exonuclease/DNA polymerase, which encodes MAAGEGAGGARVAVVPDPVGPSGRSQDLTEAGAVAGPPRGHADLAAEVARREAADAPRWVWAATDEVYPWLLDRGSGRPARCHDAKLVESLLLGREGRHGRPRSLGAAWARLHGLPEPEDAPEPGADDQPVLFAADRRHLPPGVDPLAALVEVHADQQRRTAGGEHPDRMRLLCAAESAGALAAVEMGRDGLPWSASVHDELLTGLLGPRPAGGARPALLGELALRIQQALGGRPVNPDSPAQMLPAFARAGVRLASTRSYELRGVDHPAAGLLLRYKELSRIHAAHGWAWRESWVRDGRFHPEYVVGGVVSGRWATRGGGALQIPRLLRAAVVADPGHRLVVADAGQLEPRVLAAMSADPGLVRAAAAGDDLYAALALDAFRGDRPRAKIGLLAAMYGQTSGEAGQLLAVMRRRFPAALALVESAARTGEAGGVVRSRLGRTSPAPSADRFLDEDADPGDGASTDRRAARSWGRFTRNFLIQASASDWALAMLAALRRRLAAIGPEPRLVFFQHDEVIVHAPRELAEPVRAAVEAAGDEARRLVFGATPVRFPLQTHAVRCYAEAK